The genomic stretch ATCTTATCTACGACTTTCATACTAAATATGCTAATGTTCTACCTTTTGTCTCACATAGATCTTTTTTTcttgtaaagttatttttcattttgcgctgaaacaataaaataacatgaggttattgttttaaattttactcaCATTCGAATAAGTCCATTTTCCCTCTGTACACTTTCAGTTACCTtcagtttttctatgttgtgatgttatactattgtttcaggaaaagggagaaggtttggtaccattaaaacgtttaatcccgctgcaactGTTTGCACCTATCAGGAAgttgtagttgtcgtttgtttaatatGTGATTTattcgtgtttctcgtttctcgtttttttatatagattagactgttggttttcccgtttgaatggttttacactagtaattgggAGCCCTTTTAGCTTGttcttcggtgtgagccaaggcttcgtgttgaaggccgtacattgatctataatggtttacttttataaattgttatttggatggatagttgtctcagtggcgctcataccacttcttccgatatctatctatatatatatgaaaacagGGAATGTatcagagagacaacaacctcTCCAAATAGAAGGAAACTGCCCCAGTCCAACTGATAAAGATTGATCGTCATGGAATTTAATTTTACTATTATAATCAAGATAAAAATTTAACATTTgaacatctttttttctttttcttttttaatacatTCAACATgctttttaatataatttgtggTCCGTAAATATTCGTTGTATACAGCATGTACAACTTCTGGTTTCACACTGGAGAAAAGTGCCTATCATTTCTTACTCCGTTCCACATGTTCCTCAAGCTAGTCGTTATTTCAAAAATTACCTGCAATACATAAGGTCTTGCCGTTTCACATTCTGACCATctagatataataaataaaaaatacaacaacTGGTTCCCTGCGACATTATTATACTAGAATATGTACCATCAATAAAAGTCAGTCAAGAAAATAACATGTCATTCAAtcaatagaattgagaatggaaatggggaataccCGTTTAAAATGTAAAACCACCATTGTTTTCCCTATTATTCTGTGTTAAATTGATCCTTATCTAAATAAACTGCAGAATTTATGTTtgtttcaaatgaagaaaaactTGGCATGaatacagttttattttgtcTAATACAATAATGACAATTTCACATGGCATGCCATTGTATACAAAATCATAaccatcaccggaagtaaacCAAGCAAATGTTTaccctttttttttcttgtataagCTTAAGTCGGCATGTAATCTGAAGTTTCCAGAAGATTTTATAGAAACATCAAATTAAATAATGGTGCTTGTAAACACCAACGACATATAATCAATActaaagacatatttttttctgaaaacaaATATAGGGTTCATATTACTGTCAAGATCAAGGGAACAAACTGTTTGGCCCCTTTTACCTATGAAACCGGGGATGACATTGTTTAATTTGTTGTAACGATCCACTACAGCAGTATCGGAAACACCTTATTTAGGAAAATTGACGAGTTAAAGGTCTTTATAAAAGATCACATGTCAAAATTTTATTCCAGGGTAAGGCTCAAATAATTCCAAAAAATGAAGACCTTTACTTTTAATATCCCTCTCGGATAATTAATCTTTATAATGTCGCTATTAAAATGTAACCATGTATATCTTATACTctaactatatatattttaatttaacgAGTCTGAATTTCTTTCTATTCTTTTAGAACGTAGACGTAGACTATATGactatcaaacaaaacaaaaacatacacattttgtaacaaaataaatacttaaatcaaacattgaaaatgaaaagaaattcaAAGTCAACTTACTAGTTAGAATGTTTTCTCTAACTAAATAAATATTGTCCGGACGTAGTTTAGATATCCAATTCCGGACTTTCGGGTCTGTTCCAGCATACCGTTAAAACTCGTTGATTTTTACTGGAACAATCGAGAATCGAATTTATTGATCAAGTTACTATAGTTTACgtcttttatttgaaataacttaTTAAACCACCAAAGCACTGTATTTATTGTGTATATGTTATCCTCTAGGctattttattgattgtttatGAATTAAGGAATATGTACactaaaatagttatcaaaggtaccaggattataatttaatacgccagacgcgcgtttcgtctacatagactcatcagtgactaaGTTTCGGAAAAGTTCAACAGTTCACTTCGAGGTTCggaaaaataagaatatttgaCAACGTGGTCTAAAACATGATAATACCAGATGTAACGTTGCAAGGGATTTGAATTGACGATATTGAACAAAACCatattattttgtgtttgatTATGGCCTTCATATCTACTATATTATCTCCTATAGAATAATTATGAGATCAACTTGATACACTTTTTCGAGAAAGACAAAATCCACCGCAAACGCTACAATGATTGCGTTTAGCTCTCATATATGAGTGAAACAATACTTCTAAGCCAGTATTATGACTTGTAAAGGATCTGTGCGACAAATGTGTGAAGCAGTGGTGGTTTCAAGAAATGATCATACCCGCTTATTAATTCTTCAAACTTCAATACCGCATAATAACTTTGATCCGTCTCTATTTCATCAACAAACTGTATAGAGCGCTGATAGTTTGTGTTGTGTTACGTAAAACGGTTTGAAATACAAAGATTTTAAACCAATTATACAAAACATGTAATGGTTAAACCATTGGTTTTATTGTgtgtatggttttacactagtcattgttGAGGgcctttacagcttgctgttctgtgtttGCCAGgtctccgtgttaaagaccgtactttgacatataagaTGAATACTACTCTTTATTTGAATGTCGATAATAAAGACAAAATCAAATGGAagtatattaaaacaatattacGGGAGAAACTCATTTGCATACGTCAAACTTCTTCCGACGCGACAAATTGGTGCGGTCATATAACGAGTACACATGTTAACTTTGAACTAACAGTTCAACTGTCTTCCAAATTAATCTAAGCTATTTTGGTATCTAGAACTGTGAAGTAAACATTTAGTTCTTTGCCTTAGGTTCAAATTTAAAGGACCAAACTACAGAactatagttgttttttttagaatatcCATCTTAGAAAAAGTCGGTGGAGTATTTGTTTGGTTTCCAATTTAATACCAGCTATGTTTATCAGAAAGTTTGGGGGATATTATTAACTAGAGACAAACTAATTATCAAGGGCATCGCAGCGGGGACAACACCATATTTGCCATGTAAGAAAAGCTCTAGTTTGGTCTTTTGTATGATAGTAAAATGAGTGTTAAACGACTCactgatattttatttaatttgaaaaaaatgattccaCAGATGGTTGTGAGGCATAATGTTCGACTATATTCATTAGTTTTTTAGAAAGTAACTGTGTGAGTTCATTGATATGTTGACTCATTTGCAATAACAAAAACTATCGAGAATGATTGCACTGAATGGTCGGAAGTCTTTTAAAAgtctttaatttacatttattatatTGCTATCGCTTTGGTGTCAGCTTAACGGATGTAACCTAGATGGAATTTATAAACACAAAGTTGTTGGTGGCATTATGTTGGCATGGACAACAGCATATTTGTCACGGAGGAAATATAATAATTCTTTctttaatgaatgttcataacattgtttaaaaaaacttttcTAGTGCTGTTAGTAAGATCGGTTCAGTCATATGTTTAGAGTACGCAAAATATGATATTCCCTTCTTTACATCAACGTAATACCTAATTGTTTCAACAGCTAAATGAACAGCACTGGATAAACTAAAAGCAAACTAACTAAACAGTAATGCATTGTCTGTATTTCAAGTCTGATTAGTCAAAGACTGACAATCGTTGCATTTGTTTGTAATTCCTCAGACTTTTCGGATGATATTAAGATCACAATGACGGTAACACACAACGTGACTAGTGATGCTGTATCTTGGAATCGATACCAGGTCTTATACCGCCACCTGCACTTCCTGATCTACATTTATTGTAGGAACAAGTAAATCCATTACAGCAGTCATTCTTTGAATTGCAATCTCTCCCTACACAAATTTTACACAGTCCAGAAATGCAGCTATAACCATTACAGCAGGGAATATGTGGGCAACTTGTATACCCACATACTGGAGCTCTTTTTACAAGCctaaaaaaacaatatgaattcGATAACATATTTATCACACATAATAACCCCATCATAGATACAAAGCTAAATTCGTATAGTAATGATTGATGTATAACTTCGCATTTGGTGAACaagtgctacatgagaaaggacACCATACTGCATCGTATGCACCAACACAGGTATAAGTGTATTATACGTCAAACACCTATAATTGCCTAATCCTATGTTTGTCCGAAAATGTACTTTCAGATCTACTGGAAGTTAAATTCGAATGATTAATATGGGGTCAATTATCTTATATCAAGTATTAAGCATACAGCCTCTTGATTCGATTTGACCCAAATATGTGTATATTATAACGGTTAGTATTCATCTTAAGATACAATAACTCAACAGATCTATTCTTTGCTTGAtgaatgcatatatttttttttctgaaatcaaaGTCAAATTGGAATCATTGATACATTATcaataataaatcattttaaCAAGATAAAGTTGTTATATGTATTCTTATTGACCAGGACAGGTTGATggacaaatacttttttttatttgcatacgATATAAAGTTTCTTGATGTCATGTCttttgataaatttatattttttatcgtTGAAGATTACACTAGTTAAAACAGTTTGCTATAGGATTTGCATGCGCTAATGTGCTCTTAAAGTGTAGGTAGATTTTGCACCACATGAGACAAGTAATCAATTATCGAACCGTATTTCACCTCATTTGCATCGTACGTGACGAAAGTCACTGTCAACGTCAAGCAAATATATCACACTCTCTTATTGTGTATGTTTGTCACATCATTAAATGAATTATGTGTCACTGAGTATTCGCTAGATTTGTATTTGACAGAAGCCATGTAATTAATGACTTCTGATATAGGAAACCTCTTCCTGTAATGTTGGTTGTCTTATCGGGTATTGTGAAGCTATTGGGACAAATGCAGTTCTTTCTTTTTCACTTTTGTTGAAATTTGATATGTGTCTtccttgtttatattttgtttatacataATTTCACGCAAAATTCTTAATTACCACAATGTATGTCATCATGACGTTTGTTATTCCATTTTTTGTtagtatatcattttatattgataaaaaaatcgtataataaaaaagcaaTGACTGAGGCTGTTTgccttttttgtgcttctttgttacatttgtttgtttttatagtgatgaagatgataacacaatattgactgatgtacccccttttatgacatgtttacctattgtgtcggtttgtcaatataatcgaatttgatgcgactattcGTTTAAAGTCTACTTACGTATGTATATACATGCTGTCTTTGGTCATTTCGTCATTTGCCTTGTTGGCTGAAAGTAATGATAATATGCTTTCATAACATTGACACCTGTTTTTTCAAGTCAACTCCAaacactttaaaaataaaaaatgagatATATTCTAGTTCGTGTGCACATCAGTGTCATAAGAATAATATTGAGCATTTATGTTATTAGGTATACCAATAGCTCAACACGCTGTTCGATATCCGCATAGATTATTGCTAGACTCAAATTGTTCGAACGgaataagatttttaaaaaaaatctattgtcTTCGTGTATTTACTTTTATTGTATGCGTTGTTTCATTTACGTTAGTGTGTAACCCATATATCATATGTTTTCCGTTACAGGTGTTATAAATGCGATGTTAAAGAACACAACTAAATTCAGTTGAGTTTTAAAAAAAGGAATCGAGATACGTTTTATATAATTGGTAAGTTATAGACCGCGAGCTGTTTAAAATATGAACCTTACATTGTAACTAAGGTAAGCAAGCCAAATACCATTTCTATCGAAAGTCAGGAAAGGCAGATTTCTCATTTTATGTTCTGAATTCATACCTATCTTTTAAACAATGTTACAGATAGCTCAATGCAACTGTAGTTATCGAATCTTATCACAGATATCCAAGTTATAAACGTAATTAACTTTAGGTGATATGACCACAAAACACATACAAGTTCAACTATTTAGATTTCAGTTTAAATTACTATTTGTTTCTGTTATCATTTGGTTAGTTATTGGGTTAATATTTGGATGTAGTAATTTTACGATATTTTGCTCACATGTCGTTGTCAATATCTTTAAATTCTAATCGATTGTGAAATGTTTGGTTAGCTATACAACTAGGTTTactccacaattttctacataaggaaatgcataTACGATATCAGATATATGATATTTGTTATCTATTCATTCGATGAGTTGGAGTTTTTGGTTTTGTAATTTTATACTGTTCATTTGGGAATTCCCTATAAGTTCGACATGCTTATTGTTACTTTTTTGTATGCAAGACGCTTATTTGGTATTCAATTATGTGTATATTCGTTGTTTTCAAACACATGCTTTCTTACGTTCCCTATCAAAATACAAACAGATAAGGATAACCACTGCACTCCATGTTCAACGTGTTATTTTGAACGAATGAGTCCGTATTTTTGAgaagaaaatgaaattttacaaataaggAATAAAACTGCATGTTTAGACTTAAGATATTATTGTCTTACCTCCAACAGACACCAACACTATCAACAGAACTAAACATATAGATATCTTCATAATGATTGTGTATTCTCTGCTTAATACTACAACACataatgtaatttaaaacatACTTAGAGTTTCTCCTTgcccttttacatgttttttctCTCACCCAATTCATCACACAGTGTGACGTCGATGTATATCTTTTGAGCTTCTGTGTTTGATTTATGTTTGCCGAAATGACGTCTGCATTGCATTCAAAACATGTCGACCAATAATAAATACAGTTTGTTCGTTATCTGTTGTAGTCAATAAAGTATATTTTGGAAATACtgtaaatattgttttgacatttttccaTGATAATGTATTGTTGTAAAAAATCATTGGTTgaactttttgtgaaaatgaTCAgtgcaaacaaataaaaacactCATAACATATCCCTTAACAGCTTTTCCTTAGAAGAAACAATTTAAATGACTCTTTATAAAGTCATTTTATGTTGGTGAAGTAAACcttactattatatatattgCAGTCGTTTTTCATACTTAAAGATAGGTTGTTAAAATAGGTTTACAATTAAAAGGATAAcggttttcaattttgtttctaaGCTTCGTTATCATTATTCTCCGTTAATCTTAGTTTCTATGCAATGATATCAGAAGTTTAACTGGAAATTTAATTTCCAGTTTTTTGCAAAAGgcacttaataataataaatatgtttGATCCTTTAAAAAAAACGGTTCGAATTAAttaagtgacttttttttaactGATCACAGTTCTTATATGACGCTCTTATTCGCTTGGTCCTGTACGTATACCAAAACTATGTTATTATTCATGTAAAATAATGGGTATACGTTTTtaccaggataaaaaaaaagttttcagaTGTATTGTGCACGATTTGGTTATTTCTACTAGTGTTGCATGCTAGAACATTCAGtaaactatattttatatatatgtacgtGTAGTTGTTAATTGTTTTAGAGATACACGATTAGTAATCAAAAACTATATGGAacaagaaagaacatttttactATGTCAGATCAAAATTTGTCGCCGTTCTATCTATGTCCTGTTATAATGGTGACAGGCTTCACTTAACAAAggttctatatttttctataagatTCTCAACATTTCTTTCATTATTCTATGTATTCTGATTTTAACATGGTTAGTaattatgtttttcttatttgtttatcTAGGTGTTACGCCCAATATAACGATATTGACGCAATAACTGTCTTCCCCTTTTGAACGAGCATATTGCTTGAAATAAGATGGTTCTGTCAATAAAAGTAATATACTCGTATGCATAGTAGCGGTTGCCTATATGAAAAATAAACGCtagttaatgaaaataaaatgaagaagcactttatattattaataaataatattttgattcaCATTAATTGTTAATTTTAGAATACATGCTAGTGGCATTTTTATGGAAACACGCAAAACTCTATTTCAGTTACTTTCTTGTTTAATAAAACTTATAAAGTACTGAATTTATTATTGTAATCATTATGTTAATAATAATTGACTTACGTAAATACAAACAGTTTTGACTCTGTGTAAATCCTTCAAATGATAAGTGTGTTCGCAGCTTTTATACAGTTGTACATGATTGTTGTCAAATTAAGTTGAATGGTGTGTCCTGTTTGGTCGTTGTACTGCAAGTTACGAATAAACATGATTGACAACTTTAAATCTTCCTTCTGAcaaattcttttgtttttttcttttgtttttgtaactGCGTAGATCTAAATACTCTTACAAAGCAATAATATGAAAGGAAGACTTTAATCAATATGTGCGTTGCTGGTGACTCATTATTCGAGAATTTATATGTTCACGTATCTCTATCAGAGAAGCTTTGTGTCGTTTGTCAAGACAATGACATCACACAAACAATATTTATCACATGTTTTGCAGACTCTTATACAGTGTACATAAACTGATATTCCCGTCCTTTTAGATTTATATTAGCCCTCATCTGAGACAGTCCTATTACAAATCTTGTCTGAAACCTTAATTacatttatttcacatttacGGATAACccctgacttaaaaaaaaatttcagcacCAGCTTTTTGTTAAACATTAACCATGCAGTGTAGATCATCagtacatgtttgtttttatggtacaataaattattttaagtttGACAGATATATGTTTTTACACGTAAGAAATATATTTGCAATAAGTATTTATCTTGCATGTGCACTATTTCTACATAAGTTATCTTTCGTATATATTAACCACTAGACATATGATATTACAAATCTGCTTTGTTCAGCATACGTAAACTGTTTTctaattttcaatgaaaaaaaaaatcttgtgtaCTTAAGAATTCATAATTATAATAGTTTAAGCCAGTAAGTGTTGTATGTAGATTAAAATCGGGAGTTTTGATTAAACACGTACCATTGACATATACTCACCATTTAACCTTGTATGGGTGTTTAACATTATTAACAGTTATGTAGACAAAGATTAAGTCCCCAAGTACCGATTGTAGTGAAAAGGTTTACTACAAATTACACGCAATTTACAATAACCTTCACAAATACCACTACTAGCCTTGTTGATAGTCTGCTCGACTATTTTCTCTTCTACTTGATTGTCTATTATTGTCCATTAGAACAAACTCACctcttctcgtccaatgaaaagtcagttttttgctctctaattttcatagtacatggttttccatgcactatgaaatgctatacatgaatgacttttcattgtcatttaATTATGAAAGCGAACTCTTAATAACTGCACTAATGACGTGTACAATCCCCTAAGGAATTTTCCTTTTGAAAAAAGCCTACTGATTTAAGATGAAAGagcaaaaattgaaataaaacattttgaattttgcaaaatttcatgcattttctaatggtacacatatatcgaatacaaaaaaaatggtaaggataaataaaatgatatttatttaatttatataccttacatttgagggaatcattttctttttctttcaaaaaagcacaatgccagactgctgatatataagGCAAAGGATAGTTTTCGGAGAAACACAATACATTTGAATTTATCAAAAAAGTAAGaatttaatgttgaatggtctaaattcaaatattcatacagagagtttaatatttatcaaaaaggggatttatataatattgtgttgttgctttttaaaattaaaaaatctaaagataaataagtatttaattttacctgaagcagaagaaaaacaacttatccttcacaaactatgtcagtgctatttcatttcatccattgaaatgatcattacctatgttaacttttatatttagttcattataaaaagtgaactcttatttaggtttgaatataacaatgggaaaggataattttgtaaggtcacttgaaagtgtgaatatgttataaattggtcagacaatacttggtcatgtttcgCCTTGGGctaaaatcttcataaaacatgaccaagtacaAATGAATTGTCTAACCTTTAATTATATCCTAATGAATTCTTAAGAAAACTATTTGAAATGTATTTAGTAACGCTTCGAATACCAGATAATTAGTT from Mytilus edulis chromosome 7, xbMytEdul2.2, whole genome shotgun sequence encodes the following:
- the LOC139481851 gene encoding uncharacterized protein; amino-acid sequence: MKISICLVLLIVLVSVGANKANDEMTKDSMYIHTLVKRAPVCGYTSCPHIPCCNGYSCISGLCKICVGRDCNSKNDCCNGFTCSYNKCRSGSAGGGIRPGIDSKIQHH